The following DNA comes from Aquipuribacter sp. SD81.
GTTGACGAGGTGCGCGGCGACCTCCGCCTTCTTCGGGCGCCGCGAGTCCAGCCACCACTGCCCGGTCATCGCGACCATGCCGACGAGCATCTGCGCGTACATCGGGGCGGTCCTCCGGTCGAGGCCGCGGGCCGCGAAGGCGTCGACGAGCACGTGCTCCACCTGCGTCGCGGTGTCCCCGAGCAGGGAGGAGAACGTCCCGGTGGACTGGGCGACGGGGGAGTCGCGCACGAGGATGCGGAAGCCGTCGGGGTGGTCCTCGATGTACGTGAGCAGCGCGAGCGCGGCCCCTTCGAGCATGGCGCGGGGGTGCGTCTCGGCCACGAGCTCGCTGGAGATGAGGCCGAGCAGGTGCTGGACCTCGCGGTCCACGACCACCGCGTACAGGCCCTCCTTGCCGCCGAAGTGCTCGTACACGACCGGCTTGGACACCTTGGCCGCGGCGGCGATCTCCTCGACCGTCGTGCCCTCGACGCCGCGCTCGGCGAACAGGCGGCGCCCGATGTCGACGAGCTGCTCGCGGCGCTGGGAGCCCGTCATGCGCGAGCGTCGCGAGACGCGGGCACGACCGGTCTCCCCGGACAGCACGAGGCGGGCCGGGTCGACGGTGTC
Coding sequences within:
- a CDS encoding TetR/AcrR family transcriptional regulator, with protein sequence MTGSQRREQLVDIGRRLFAERGVEGTTVEEIAAAAKVSKPVVYEHFGGKEGLYAVVVDREVQHLLGLISSELVAETHPRAMLEGAALALLTYIEDHPDGFRILVRDSPVAQSTGTFSSLLGDTATQVEHVLVDAFAARGLDRRTAPMYAQMLVGMVAMTGQWWLDSRRPKKAEVAAHLVNLAWNGLAGLERKPRLTRRR